One window of the Desulfonatronum sp. SC1 genome contains the following:
- a CDS encoding ABC transporter ATP-binding protein, with the protein MTQVDSSLGALSEVTLDPPSDPAVNFPLEIPLIRLEGLSKSFGPVRANHDISFEIRPGRILALLGENGAGKSTLMSMLAGRLKPDAGRIFLRGEEVRFDSPKDSIAAGIGMVYQNFMLVNRMTVAENVLLGQERRFWISPKAMEREVGELARRFNLPIDPGAGIWELSMGERQLVEILKLLYRQSQVLIFDEPTAVLTPVEIAHLFKALGNMAKQGKSIIFISHKLDEVIAVADEVAVLRRGELVGCWDAEEIQSKEELANLMIGRTVSLDIKKACCTPGEPVLQVEHLTGPRLDDVSLVVRQGEIMALVGVAGNGQKELVETVAGLRPPGAGRVEILGADWKSFFANPAWKESLSYIPEDRLGVAVCREMTLTDNFLLTTRQGFCRGPWLRRKLARETVAEKVAEFNVQPGLPDMLAGRLSGGNLQKLVLAREFFRASRLIVAEQPTQGLDISSTEEVWQQLLQAREHAGILLVTGDLREAVTLADRIAVIFRGKIMDDFPVDDQERMKRIGLLMAGSG; encoded by the coding sequence ATGACCCAGGTTGATTCATCCCTTGGCGCACTTTCCGAGGTCACGCTTGACCCTCCTTCCGACCCGGCGGTGAATTTCCCGCTCGAGATTCCCTTGATCCGCCTGGAAGGGCTTTCCAAGTCCTTCGGCCCGGTGCGGGCCAACCACGACATCAGTTTCGAGATCCGGCCCGGACGGATTCTGGCCCTGTTGGGTGAAAACGGGGCCGGGAAGAGCACCCTGATGAGCATGCTGGCCGGACGGCTCAAGCCGGACGCCGGACGCATCTTCCTGCGCGGCGAAGAGGTACGCTTCGATTCGCCCAAGGATTCCATCGCCGCGGGCATCGGCATGGTCTACCAGAATTTTATGCTGGTGAACCGGATGACCGTGGCCGAGAACGTGCTCCTGGGCCAGGAGAGGCGGTTCTGGATCTCCCCCAAGGCCATGGAGCGTGAAGTGGGCGAACTGGCTCGGCGTTTCAATCTGCCCATCGACCCGGGGGCCGGGATCTGGGAGCTGTCCATGGGCGAGCGGCAACTGGTGGAGATCCTCAAGCTGCTCTACCGGCAAAGCCAGGTACTGATCTTCGACGAACCCACCGCGGTGCTGACCCCGGTGGAGATCGCGCATCTGTTCAAAGCCCTGGGGAACATGGCCAAGCAGGGCAAGTCGATCATCTTCATCAGCCACAAGCTGGATGAGGTCATCGCCGTGGCCGACGAGGTGGCCGTGCTGCGCCGCGGCGAGCTGGTGGGGTGCTGGGACGCTGAGGAAATCCAGTCCAAGGAAGAGTTGGCCAATCTGATGATCGGGCGCACGGTGTCCCTGGATATCAAAAAAGCATGCTGCACGCCCGGAGAGCCCGTCTTGCAGGTGGAACACCTCACCGGCCCGCGTCTAGACGACGTCAGCCTGGTGGTCCGCCAAGGCGAGATCATGGCCCTGGTGGGGGTGGCTGGCAACGGCCAGAAGGAACTGGTGGAAACCGTGGCCGGACTGCGGCCGCCGGGAGCCGGGAGAGTGGAGATTCTGGGCGCGGACTGGAAGTCCTTTTTCGCCAACCCTGCCTGGAAGGAGTCACTGAGCTACATTCCCGAGGATCGCCTGGGAGTGGCCGTGTGCCGGGAAATGACGCTTACGGACAACTTTTTGCTGACCACCCGCCAGGGCTTTTGCCGGGGCCCCTGGCTGCGCCGCAAGTTGGCCCGGGAAACCGTTGCCGAGAAGGTCGCGGAATTCAACGTCCAGCCGGGCCTTCCGGACATGCTCGCCGGCCGGCTGTCCGGCGGCAATCTCCAAAAGCTGGTCCTGGCCCGGGAATTCTTCCGCGCTTCCCGGCTGATCGTGGCCGAGCAACCCACCCAAGGGCTGGACATCTCCTCCACTGAAGAGGTCTGGCAACAACTGCTCCAGGCCCGCGAACACGCCGGAATCCTCCTGGTCACCGGTGACCTTCGCGAAGCTGTAACCCTGGCCGACCGGATCGCCGTGATCTTCCGAGGCAAGATCATGGACGACTTCCCGGTGGACGATCAGGAGCGGATGAAGCGGATTGGGCTGTTGATGGCCGGGTCGGGGTAG
- a CDS encoding ABC transporter permease yields MPIELLIPLLAAAVQSGTPILYATLGEMITEKSGVLNLGVEGMMMIGALSAFWISLATGSPWLGFLMGGFCAALLASVHGLVCLGFQGNQVVSGLALTIFGVGLANYLGTPLVGTQGVGFSKFSLPVLADIPVLGPILFSQDMLVYLSFGLPVLIWAFFRHTRLGLHLRSVGENPVAAATAGLNVVGLRWLGVTMGGFLVGLGGAYLSLAYIHLWTNGLTAGRGWIAVALVIFSFWRPGRAVFGAYLFGGVMAFQLRLQAMGTDIPSSILMMLPYVLTILVLIASTMIGRGGEAPAALAVNMEPEE; encoded by the coding sequence ATGCCCATTGAACTGCTCATCCCGTTGCTGGCCGCGGCCGTGCAATCCGGGACCCCGATCCTCTACGCAACCCTGGGGGAGATGATCACGGAAAAGTCCGGGGTGCTGAACCTGGGCGTGGAAGGGATGATGATGATCGGCGCCCTGTCCGCGTTCTGGATCAGTCTTGCCACGGGCAGCCCTTGGCTGGGCTTTCTGATGGGCGGATTCTGCGCGGCGTTGCTGGCCTCGGTCCATGGGTTGGTCTGCCTGGGCTTTCAGGGCAACCAGGTGGTTTCCGGGTTGGCCCTGACCATTTTCGGCGTTGGCTTGGCCAATTATCTTGGAACGCCGCTGGTAGGGACCCAGGGGGTCGGTTTCTCCAAGTTTTCCCTGCCCGTTCTGGCGGACATCCCGGTGCTGGGACCGATCCTGTTTTCGCAAGACATGCTGGTCTACCTGTCCTTCGGCCTGCCCGTGCTGATCTGGGCATTTTTCCGGCATACCCGACTGGGTCTGCACCTGCGTTCCGTGGGCGAAAACCCCGTGGCCGCGGCCACGGCCGGGCTGAACGTGGTCGGCCTGCGCTGGCTGGGGGTGACCATGGGCGGATTCCTGGTGGGCCTGGGCGGCGCGTACCTTTCCCTGGCCTACATCCATCTCTGGACCAACGGCCTGACCGCGGGCCGGGGGTGGATCGCCGTGGCCCTGGTCATCTTTTCCTTCTGGCGGCCGGGCCGGGCCGTGTTCGGGGCCTATCTCTTCGGCGGGGTGATGGCCTTTCAGCTCCGCTTGCAGGCCATGGGCACGGACATCCCCTCCTCGATTCTGATGATGCTCCCCTATGTCCTGACCATCCTGGTGTTGATCGCCTCGACCATGATCGGTCGCGGCGGTGAGGCACCGGCGGCCTTGGCCGTGAACATGGAACCCGAAGAGTAG